In a single window of the Planctomycetota bacterium genome:
- a CDS encoding 3-hydroxyacyl-CoA dehydrogenase NAD-binding domain-containing protein, with protein MNVTIIGTGYVGLVSAACYAEHGHDVVCVDVDERKVEAV; from the coding sequence ATGAACGTCACGATCATCGGCACCGGCTACGTCGGACTCGTCAGCGCCGCCTGCTACGCGGAGCACGGGCACGACGTCGTGTGCGTCGATGTCGACGAACGCAAGGTCGAGGCGGT